A window of Bacteroidales bacterium contains these coding sequences:
- a CDS encoding C25 family cysteine peptidase — MRKIIIFIVLLIGFISFSNAQISDSYLLNPNDLTIQQIGEYQQINTIEDSYTDEVGNPQLPVKIVSYVLPYESTVTSLDINVTQQQLDGNYYIYPAQPLQPLDGSDPPPFSEPNIIVYNSSDPYPNKTVEVISDGYAHGYHVVTLAIYPVEYNPVNQEIYLQNISFTINYSSSFDNNLSIPFEKQSYKRAELGKQFVQSIVKNVSDVENSKNNNVQIIYNSYNQDAGNSTDSNSTSAIDVLIPDYIIITNNELKPTFQTLADWKTKKGVPAIIKTIEEIAPEYQGSDLQEKIRNYLKEAYTKYGASLFVLLGGDVNIVPDRLFDTTSYATDLYYATVGGTWNANKNNKFGEENDDTDYNYAFFLGRASVENVAESQTFVNKVVNYEKCSNLEENTYVNNFLCIAGFLSTNKCGVFYEGFYDEHIETANNHMPSNINKWFLFDNYDCQFNIIDPYSTPYAYHNFTDPHCDLTAYLDESFETNINPATDLPDGWQKSDNNWERVPPPSSIGVHHGDMVMKFKASSIGNGNYSYLISPVINIPNNQTIKISVYHDNIDSTGDKLVIEYELNGEWVVPVWGIIQRYRANTKYLGWREHIYYNLPQGITKIRIKGVSAGGSDIYIDYVSISSFVIRPGGICIPGNQSLNKTNAKSCLNNGGESGLGNFHIVHHIQHSAIKSMGISRIENKSFINADFDSANLINTNFQQIMFSNGCEPASFNYDCIAEHYINNPNGGGVAFIGNSDAGYYGEHVQFKRFCQALYNSNTTNCIATTFQQAPDPSDNDERRRLTLLGDPEMPIWTATPQTSPVQNISINNPDTNGNVTISVVLKNTFSAGKTATVCIQKGNECYLVETITSTGSTSPHTFIITPHTTGIVNVTVTAQNYIPYEHTGNVTVNRNIYITNLDFDDDDADNSIGNSDGQLDAGETIELTIQLKNSATTSATNVSTILTCNSQYITILTNTSNFGTISAGSTKSSPAKYVFSIAPDAPEIFLNELDQIKFMLQITATISGTTYTYHDNFNIEIFNPDLELRNKIILTGKIAPGATVSINIELFNKGKATATGVTAILTSNSQYITNCSASPRNYPEIKKHETEKNTTVYKFSISPSYISGQALNFNLQVINEYGKLWNYNFDLTKEPANISSIDFTGDSTSIKLTWAPLTPLSYIKGYNVYRCYVNPIDDSEVGDYEKINTFVFPAAFYEDSGLDVLTKYYYRVSAVDTSGNDGPLSDPLLAWTSYSIMDGFPVSMYSGGRIQSSINAIDVNTDNEKEIFASIEIAGINNGFLIGLKPDGSELFDIDGNPTTYSGLAEIGNKIQCTPAIGELQPFGGYKIVSMTRKFHSPNNIFCHSAIPIQDNPTNIEEWKHNSPLNNPCYRSPIIADLDADGLMENIFYSEYGGIAVYNSDGTIKYNIPEVGDTWEVGGTYGALAVADINNDGNKEIIGCYKNAQTSGIYIWKYDGTDYGDQPFYNLSGYSFENSVIVCDLDNDGYNDVLTVVFNTTSNSDRVVAINRNGIPLNGWNDTQTISHPQGLLSKEIAVGDLDGDNYLEVVVFGSNQVKIWDHNGNLINTIAIENLYPEKITPILADVDNDLELEIIVASGKLIEAYKMSGRKVLGFPLNVDEDIPGSPCVADIDNNGKNEIITGSGNKVYVWETKGNSIFIGWGSERANPQNTGEYFKATCAGITISDTTIWTTAHKFCGDVIVESGATLAIHNSVLFMAPDCKIIVKPGAKLIIDGGKLSNACRNEFWRGVEVYGNKSMVQHPDCQGQVIMRNGACIENAVVAIKAGDIMTSNFDGGGIVNINNSIFRNNLYSLIMEDYRYIHNGEVCSNTSYIIDTHFYIDDYMFKNPYTFVSHIRLCEVEGVRFAGCNFEYLKSGAHAGRAIYSLSAGFKVLEVCRLSPNQGCECDGILTRSTFQGFNCAIEYGEHSSTAANIVIDNCEFRNNLRGIKASAINNMQITRSTFNFTTPLSGNSWSGIHLSNCSGYLIEENQFDIFTDGKSNYITTGMYINNSGTDENIIYRNYFQNLTYGIYVSGINGTTVDNNIAKIKGLQFNCNSFENNKYDIYIDNTGIVRSSQGDKTKGADNIFSNTTDCNIYCGNLLTSIQYYHFDNNMLEPVSISSNITVFLSKNENKCESTLCDSIYIIIDDPIKQYKSINIDYNNTQNTFFEKGYDKVLKEYFSTGYFEDEILLEEALFIYNKISGFSIEMSNLSNNNISFVKNDSIVELLDLNPWYSIVQEPLQKYLLAETHILEKEYGKAKDIIKDIPKTFDLSEIELDENQNYFSYYNFRESIRKQGKSLAQLDEKEIITLEKIALEVDGLASAMAKNILCFFYDICIETEMPMEKSIPIIENQQLKVNNVDNNVNKIHVYPNPGKDYITVVSEIESYNFELFNINGSKQISIRLQKGSNTINTSAIKQGIYIYKVIVEDEIISGKWVKN, encoded by the coding sequence ATGAGAAAGATAATAATTTTTATAGTACTTTTAATAGGTTTTATCTCTTTTTCAAATGCACAGATAAGCGATAGTTATTTATTAAACCCAAACGATTTAACAATTCAACAAATCGGAGAGTATCAACAAATAAATACTATTGAAGATTCATATACAGATGAAGTAGGTAATCCGCAATTGCCGGTAAAAATTGTATCATACGTTTTGCCTTATGAATCAACTGTTACAAGTTTAGATATAAATGTTACACAACAACAATTAGATGGTAATTATTATATTTATCCAGCACAACCATTGCAACCACTGGATGGTAGCGATCCTCCCCCTTTCTCAGAACCTAATATTATTGTCTATAATTCTAGTGATCCATACCCGAACAAAACGGTAGAGGTAATATCAGACGGATATGCACATGGATATCATGTGGTCACTTTGGCGATATATCCTGTAGAGTATAATCCTGTAAATCAAGAAATTTATTTACAGAACATAAGTTTTACAATTAATTACTCTAGCTCATTTGATAATAATTTAAGTATCCCTTTTGAAAAGCAATCTTATAAAAGGGCTGAATTAGGAAAGCAATTTGTACAAAGCATAGTTAAAAACGTTAGTGATGTTGAAAACAGTAAAAATAACAATGTTCAAATAATTTATAACTCATACAATCAAGATGCCGGTAATTCTACCGATAGCAATTCAACTTCTGCAATAGACGTTCTTATTCCGGATTATATAATAATAACAAACAATGAGTTAAAACCAACGTTCCAAACATTGGCTGATTGGAAAACAAAAAAAGGAGTTCCAGCAATTATAAAAACTATTGAAGAAATTGCACCTGAATACCAAGGCTCTGATTTGCAGGAGAAAATTCGTAATTATTTAAAAGAAGCATATACAAAATATGGTGCAAGTCTTTTTGTCCTTCTTGGGGGTGACGTTAATATTGTTCCGGATCGATTATTTGACACAACCTCCTATGCCACAGATCTTTATTATGCAACTGTTGGAGGTACATGGAATGCAAATAAAAATAACAAATTCGGTGAAGAAAATGATGATACAGATTATAATTATGCCTTTTTTCTGGGCAGAGCCTCAGTAGAAAATGTAGCTGAATCTCAAACTTTTGTCAACAAGGTTGTTAACTACGAAAAGTGCTCTAATCTGGAGGAGAATACTTATGTAAATAATTTTTTATGTATAGCAGGTTTTTTATCTACAAATAAATGTGGTGTGTTTTACGAAGGGTTTTATGATGAACATATAGAAACAGCAAATAATCACATGCCATCAAATATTAATAAATGGTTTTTATTTGATAATTATGATTGTCAGTTTAATATTATCGATCCATACAGCACACCTTATGCTTACCATAATTTTACGGACCCTCATTGTGATTTGACTGCTTATTTGGATGAAAGTTTTGAAACAAATATAAACCCTGCAACTGATTTGCCTGATGGTTGGCAAAAGAGTGACAATAATTGGGAAAGAGTACCCCCGCCTTCTTCTATAGGAGTTCATCATGGAGATATGGTAATGAAATTCAAAGCATCAAGCATTGGAAATGGTAACTATTCATATTTAATATCACCTGTAATAAATATTCCCAATAATCAAACAATAAAAATTTCTGTATATCATGATAATATTGACAGTACAGGCGACAAACTGGTTATTGAATATGAATTAAATGGTGAATGGGTTGTGCCGGTTTGGGGTATAATACAGAGATACAGAGCCAATACTAAATATTTAGGTTGGAGAGAACATATCTATTATAATTTACCTCAAGGTATAACTAAAATTAGAATAAAAGGAGTTTCTGCAGGTGGTTCTGATATATATATAGATTATGTATCTATTTCTTCGTTTGTCATTAGGCCAGGTGGAATTTGTATTCCGGGTAATCAAAGCTTGAATAAAACTAATGCTAAATCTTGTCTAAATAATGGCGGTGAGTCAGGTTTGGGTAACTTTCATATAGTTCATCACATACAACACTCTGCTATTAAGAGTATGGGAATATCAAGAATAGAAAACAAAAGTTTTATAAATGCTGATTTTGATTCAGCTAATTTAATAAATACTAATTTTCAACAGATCATGTTTTCAAATGGTTGCGAGCCCGCATCATTTAATTATGACTGTATTGCAGAACATTATATTAATAATCCAAATGGGGGTGGAGTTGCCTTTATCGGAAACTCAGATGCCGGTTATTATGGAGAACACGTTCAATTCAAACGTTTTTGCCAGGCCTTATATAATAGCAATACTACGAATTGTATTGCTACTACCTTTCAACAAGCTCCAGACCCAAGTGATAATGATGAGAGACGCCGTCTCACTCTCCTTGGTGATCCCGAAATGCCTATATGGACAGCAACCCCGCAAACTTCTCCTGTACAAAATATTTCTATAAATAATCCTGATACAAATGGTAACGTAACTATTAGTGTTGTTTTAAAAAACACCTTTTCCGCAGGTAAAACAGCGACTGTTTGTATTCAAAAAGGAAATGAATGTTATTTGGTTGAAACTATCACATCAACAGGCTCAACCTCTCCGCATACTTTTATTATTACACCACATACCACAGGAATAGTCAATGTTACTGTTACTGCACAAAATTACATACCTTACGAACATACCGGTAATGTAACCGTTAATAGAAATATTTATATTACCAACCTTGATTTCGATGATGACGATGCCGATAATAGTATAGGGAACAGTGATGGACAATTAGATGCGGGAGAAACAATTGAACTGACAATACAATTAAAAAATTCTGCAACAACAAGTGCAACAAATGTTTCAACGATTTTAACCTGTAACTCTCAATACATTACAATCTTAACAAATACTTCAAATTTTGGAACAATAAGTGCCGGAAGTACAAAAAGTTCACCTGCCAAATATGTTTTTTCAATTGCCCCGGATGCCCCGGAAATATTTCTTAACGAATTAGATCAAATAAAATTCATGCTTCAAATAACCGCAACTATTAGCGGAACAACTTATACTTACCATGATAATTTTAATATTGAAATATTTAACCCTGACTTAGAATTAAGAAATAAAATCATATTAACAGGTAAAATCGCCCCCGGAGCAACTGTAAGTATTAATATTGAATTGTTTAATAAAGGTAAAGCTACTGCAACAGGTGTTACTGCAATACTTACGTCAAATAGTCAATATATTACAAACTGTTCCGCATCACCAAGAAACTATCCAGAAATTAAAAAACATGAAACAGAAAAAAATACTACTGTTTATAAATTTTCTATTTCTCCTTCATATATTTCAGGACAAGCATTAAATTTTAACTTGCAAGTTATCAATGAATATGGTAAATTATGGAATTATAATTTCGATCTGACAAAAGAACCTGCAAACATTTCAAGTATTGATTTTACTGGCGATAGTACATCTATAAAATTAACATGGGCACCCTTAACACCATTATCTTATATAAAAGGTTATAATGTTTATCGTTGTTATGTAAATCCTATTGATGACAGCGAGGTTGGCGATTATGAGAAAATAAACACATTTGTATTTCCGGCTGCGTTTTATGAAGACTCAGGCTTGGATGTGCTTACAAAATATTATTATAGGGTATCAGCAGTTGATACCAGCGGCAATGACGGACCTTTGTCGGATCCTCTATTGGCATGGACTTCTTATTCAATAATGGATGGTTTTCCTGTCTCTATGTATAGTGGAGGTAGAATTCAAAGTTCAATAAATGCAATTGACGTAAATACGGATAATGAAAAAGAAATTTTTGCAAGTATAGAAATTGCCGGTATAAATAATGGATTTCTGATAGGCTTAAAACCAGATGGTAGCGAATTGTTTGACATTGATGGTAATCCTACAACATATAGTGGTTTAGCTGAAATTGGTAATAAAATTCAATGTACACCGGCAATCGGAGAATTACAGCCGTTTGGCGGTTATAAAATAGTGTCAATGACGAGAAAATTTCATTCGCCTAACAATATTTTTTGTCATTCTGCCATACCCATTCAGGATAATCCGACGAATATAGAAGAATGGAAACACAACTCGCCGTTAAACAATCCTTGCTACAGGTCTCCTATAATTGCAGACTTAGATGCAGACGGGTTAATGGAAAATATATTTTATTCGGAATATGGTGGAATAGCTGTATATAATTCAGACGGTACAATAAAATATAATATTCCGGAAGTTGGAGACACATGGGAGGTTGGAGGCACATACGGTGCTCTTGCAGTTGCAGATATAAATAATGACGGCAATAAAGAAATAATCGGTTGTTATAAAAACGCCCAAACATCAGGTATATATATTTGGAAATATGACGGGACTGATTATGGAGATCAACCGTTTTATAATTTATCAGGTTATAGTTTTGAAAACTCAGTAATAGTATGTGACTTAGATAATGATGGCTATAATGATGTTTTAACGGTTGTTTTTAATACCACAAGCAATTCAGATAGGGTTGTTGCAATTAATCGTAATGGTATTCCCCTAAACGGATGGAATGATACACAGACAATTTCACATCCTCAAGGTTTATTATCCAAGGAAATTGCTGTGGGTGATTTGGATGGAGATAATTATTTAGAAGTTGTTGTTTTTGGGTCCAATCAAGTCAAAATTTGGGATCATAATGGCAATTTAATCAATACTATAGCAATAGAAAATCTTTATCCTGAAAAAATAACCCCAATCCTTGCAGATGTTGATAATGATCTAGAATTAGAAATTATTGTTGCAAGTGGTAAATTAATTGAGGCTTATAAAATGAGTGGAAGAAAGGTATTAGGATTTCCTTTAAATGTAGATGAAGATATTCCTGGTTCACCTTGTGTAGCAGATATTGATAATAATGGAAAAAATGAAATAATTACTGGCTCAGGTAACAAAGTATATGTTTGGGAAACTAAAGGTAATTCTATTTTTATAGGTTGGGGAAGCGAAAGAGCAAATCCACAAAATACCGGAGAATATTTTAAAGCGACTTGTGCAGGTATAACTATTAGTGATACAACTATATGGACAACTGCTCATAAATTTTGCGGAGATGTTATTGTTGAGTCAGGTGCAACTCTAGCTATTCATAATTCTGTATTATTTATGGCACCTGATTGTAAAATCATCGTTAAACCAGGCGCTAAATTAATTATTGACGGCGGCAAATTGTCAAACGCTTGCAGAAATGAGTTCTGGCGCGGAGTTGAAGTTTATGGAAATAAAAGTATGGTTCAACATCCCGATTGCCAAGGGCAGGTTATCATGAGAAATGGCGCTTGTATAGAAAATGCAGTTGTTGCAATAAAAGCTGGTGATATTATGACATCAAATTTTGATGGTGGTGGTATTGTTAATATTAATAACTCAATATTCAGGAATAATCTTTATTCGTTAATAATGGAAGATTACCGTTATATTCATAATGGTGAAGTTTGTTCAAATACAAGTTATATTATTGATACCCATTTTTATATTGACGATTATATGTTTAAGAATCCATATACTTTTGTTTCACACATAAGGTTATGCGAAGTTGAAGGGGTTAGATTCGCAGGATGTAATTTTGAATATTTAAAGAGCGGAGCACATGCAGGAAGAGCCATATACTCTTTATCGGCAGGTTTTAAAGTTTTAGAAGTTTGTAGACTTTCCCCTAATCAGGGTTGTGAATGCGATGGCATATTAACAAGATCAACCTTTCAAGGCTTTAATTGTGCTATTGAATATGGAGAACATAGTTCCACAGCAGCAAATATTGTCATTGATAATTGTGAATTTAGAAATAACCTTAGAGGTATAAAGGCTTCTGCAATAAATAACATGCAAATAACAAGATCAACTTTCAACTTTACAACTCCTCTAAGCGGTAATTCATGGTCTGGCATACATTTATCAAATTGCAGCGGATATTTGATTGAAGAAAATCAATTCGATATATTCACGGATGGAAAATCTAATTATATTACTACAGGTATGTATATAAACAATTCAGGTACAGATGAAAACATAATCTATAGAAATTATTTTCAAAATTTAACCTATGGTATTTATGTAAGTGGGATTAATGGCACGACAGTAGATAACAATATAGCCAAAATAAAAGGATTACAATTTAACTGTAATTCTTTTGAAAACAATAAATACGATATATATATTGATAATACTGGTATAGTCAGATCTTCTCAAGGAGATAAAACAAAAGGTGCTGATAATATTTTCTCAAATACAACTGATTGTAACATTTATTGTGGAAATCTATTAACGTCTATACAGTATTATCATTTTGATAATAATATGTTAGAACCCGTATCTATTAGCTCGAATATTACAGTGTTTTTATCAAAAAATGAAAATAAATGCGAGTCGACTTTGTGCGATTCAATATATATAATAATAGATGATCCCATAAAACAGTATAAAAGTATTAATATTGATTATAATAACACGCAAAATACCTTTTTTGAAAAAGGTTACGACAAAGTTTTAAAAGAATATTTTTCTACTGGTTATTTTGAAGATGAAATATTATTGGAAGAGGCTTTGTTTATTTACAATAAAATATCAGGATTCAGCATTGAAATGTCTAATTTGAGTAATAATAATATTTCTTTTGTTAAAAACGACAGTATTGTTGAACTTCTTGATTTAAACCCATGGTATAGTATTGTTCAAGAACCTTTACAGAAATATCTCTTAGCAGAAACCCATATATTGGAAAAAGAATATGGAAAAGCAAAGGATATAATAAAGGATATCCCCAAAACATTCGATTTGTCTGAAATTGAATTAGATGAAAATCAAAATTATTTTTCTTATTATAATTTTAGAGAGAGTATTAGAAAACAAGGAAAGTCTTTAGCGCAATTAGATGAAAAGGAAATAATAACTTTGGAGAAAATTGCTTTGGAAGTAGACGGCCTTGCATCTGCCATGGCGAAAAATATTTTATGCTTCTTTTATGATATTTGTATAGAAACTGAAATGCCAATGGAAAAAAGTATTCCTATAATTGAAAATCAACAATTGAAAGTCAACAATGTGGACAATAATGTAAATAAAATACATGTTTACCCTAATCCTGGAAAAGATTATATTACTGTTGTTTCTGAAATTGAGTCTTACAATTTCGAATTGTTTAATATTAACGGTTCTAAACAAATTTCTATTAGACTTCAAAAAGGTTCTAACACTATAAATACATCGGCCATAAAACAAGGAATTTATATTTATAAAGTTATTGTGGAAGATGAAATTATTTCAGGAAAATGGGTGAAGAATTAA
- a CDS encoding T9SS type A sorting domain-containing protein — protein MQFTVDWGDGSPAESYTGSGDITPIYHEYDDYGEYSVNITATTGDCHFAGFICNNELMTYFDISSCAELVYLDCSSNNLGYLDLNNNTKLKHLKCDDTNINSLNLNNNTELEHLECQNTNINSLNLSNCTELKHLECHNNNINPLNLSNNTVLEYLNCNNNLLTALNLNSNTVLIHLECSNMVLHSLDLSSNAELKYLDCSGIMISNGLDLNNNSKLEYLDCSGIMLYNLDLSSNTLLEYLDCSVTALNNLDLSNNTALKYLYCWNLSYLNNLDLNNNIALEYLNCALCPITFLDLSHNTVLQELRCNNNHLNSLDLNNNVLLEYLDCSNNHFQLSDLFTFSKINCYKLFGTQTLTSQTVYVEDILFSEESEFDGIFTDYIVIKNDLLPAPEEDYTITDGKIIFHKIGNYTVTMTNEGIISDDDYATEVVIGLAVGTNSLSETFKSNIQAYPNPTSGELRVRNYDLQPIAYDLQLFNIMGRIQDVQWIIVHDEWQTDISHLKSGVYFLRINNEVIRILKK, from the coding sequence ATGCAATTTACAGTTGACTGGGGAGATGGAAGTCCTGCTGAAAGCTATACAGGTTCAGGTGATATAACTCCTATATATCATGAGTATGATGACTATGGGGAATACTCTGTTAATATTACTGCAACGACAGGAGATTGCCATTTTGCAGGGTTTATTTGTAACAATGAACTAATGACTTATTTTGATATTAGCTCGTGCGCTGAATTAGTTTATTTAGATTGCTCGTCGAATAACTTAGGTTATTTAGATCTGAATAACAATACAAAGTTAAAACATTTGAAGTGCGATGATACAAATATTAATAGTTTAAACCTTAATAATAATACAGAATTGGAACATTTGGAATGTCAAAATACTAACATAAATAGTTTAAATCTTAGTAATTGTACAGAGTTGAAACATTTAGAATGTCATAATAATAATATTAACCCATTGAATCTTAGTAACAATACTGTATTAGAATATTTAAATTGTAATAATAATTTGTTGACTGCTTTGAACCTTAATAGCAATACGGTCTTAATACATTTAGAATGTTCTAATATGGTATTACATAGTTTGGATTTGAGTAGTAATGCCGAATTAAAATATTTGGATTGTTCAGGTATTATGATATCAAACGGTTTGGATTTGAATAACAATTCTAAATTAGAATATTTGGATTGTTCAGGTATTATGCTTTATAATTTAGATTTGAGTAGCAATACATTATTAGAATATTTGGATTGTTCAGTTACTGCGCTTAATAATTTAGATTTGAGTAATAATACTGCATTAAAATATTTATATTGTTGGAATCTTAGTTATTTAAATAATTTAGATTTGAACAATAATATAGCATTGGAATATTTAAATTGTGCCTTGTGTCCAATAACTTTTTTAGATCTTAGCCATAATACAGTATTACAGGAATTAAGGTGTAATAATAATCATTTAAATAGTTTAGACCTTAATAACAATGTTTTATTAGAATATTTAGATTGCAGTAATAATCACTTTCAACTCTCCGACTTATTTACATTTTCCAAGATTAATTGTTATAAATTATTTGGCACACAAACCTTAACATCACAAACAGTATACGTTGAGGATATACTTTTTTCTGAAGAATCAGAATTTGACGGAATATTTACAGATTATATAGTTATTAAAAACGACTTACTACCTGCGCCTGAGGAAGATTATACAATTACAGATGGAAAAATTATATTTCATAAAATAGGTAATTATACAGTAACAATGACTAATGAAGGCATAATTTCAGATGATGATTATGCTACTGAGGTAGTAATCGGATTAGCCGTGGGTACAAATTCTCTATCAGAGACTTTTAAATCAAATATTCAGGCTTATCCTAATCCTACTTCCGGAGAGTTACGAGTTAGGAATTACGATTTACAACCTATAGCTTACGATTTACAACTTTTTAATATAATGGGTAGAATACAAGATGTGCAATGGATAATAGTACATGATGAATGGCAGACTGATATATCACATCTTAAATCTGGAGTATATTTTTTAAGAATTAATAATGAGGTAATTAGGATATTAAAAAAATAG
- a CDS encoding BamA/TamA family outer membrane protein, translating into MPKNNTKYWLLLLVVISVLFSSCSGARKLSRQGPLLVKNKVYITNNDSTEVEISDLSGYVSPQPNKKFLGMVRLKLWFYEVSMLGEKDTKFKRWVNKTFGEPPVIAHQAYFENTKIQLDQQLKNLGYYYPQISYTTDTTRKGNVKVNYFVDTKIPYRYKDYKIEIDNQEIMDLAYPDTTVSLIKIGDRFNTYTLDKERERITSILRDNGFYLFSKELIEFTADTNFNSFKVNLAIDILNPTVTINNKREELEHHKFYINDINIYPNYDYSINYNQPERYDIRHYAYPSRTPDINGMYNVFQVGKTKLKHRAIIRALEIRPGDEFSALKVTQSNRGLSTLNILRYSNITFSPATDYQDSLINCNVELTRRPIHMPSIETEVTNTSGKLGVGLNLVYTNRNIFRGGERFYLKASGAFEMQVTQRNDGEPLINTWQYGIAANILFPTFLAPFRLTRFPRYLQPKTTLDIGYHYQKRTLYTRYLGNASFGYNWRRKSYFQYIFTPIDFNLIKIHKTPEFEEILDNFHNTFYKSKYTDHILLGANFSFIFNNQDRNKFGSFFYLRTTFESSGNLLYGIDKLFKRSYNEGSQYYEIFNIRYAQYVLFDFDFRFYHYLRDNNAFIVRLAAGIGVPYGNSIALPMEKGFFGGGANDMRGWALKTLGPGSYKSDLKERLGDISIKFNFEYRFPIYKFLRGAVFTDAGNIWLLNEDSDFPGGDFKLNRFYKEIAVDVGAGLRLDFNYFVIRFDVGVPIVDPSLPEGSRLKKEYKWTDFILNFGIGYPF; encoded by the coding sequence ATGCCTAAAAATAATACTAAATATTGGTTGTTGCTTTTAGTTGTTATTTCTGTGCTGTTCTCATCATGTTCGGGAGCACGGAAATTAAGCAGGCAAGGACCTTTATTGGTAAAGAATAAGGTTTATATTACAAATAATGATTCCACTGAAGTAGAAATTTCGGATCTTTCGGGTTATGTTTCACCTCAACCTAATAAAAAGTTTTTGGGTATGGTACGATTAAAACTTTGGTTTTATGAAGTATCTATGCTTGGCGAAAAAGACACAAAGTTTAAACGCTGGGTTAATAAAACTTTCGGAGAACCGCCCGTAATTGCTCATCAAGCGTATTTTGAAAATACTAAAATTCAGTTAGATCAACAGTTAAAAAATCTGGGTTATTATTATCCTCAAATCTCATATACTACAGACACAACCCGAAAAGGTAATGTAAAAGTAAATTATTTTGTTGATACTAAGATTCCTTATCGATATAAGGATTACAAAATAGAGATAGATAATCAGGAAATTATGGATCTTGCATATCCAGATACTACGGTTTCCTTAATAAAAATCGGCGATAGATTCAATACTTATACTTTGGATAAAGAACGGGAAAGAATTACTTCTATATTAAGAGATAACGGGTTTTATTTATTCTCAAAAGAACTTATTGAATTTACTGCGGATACCAATTTCAATTCTTTTAAAGTAAACCTTGCCATCGACATTTTAAATCCTACTGTTACAATCAATAATAAAAGAGAAGAATTAGAGCATCACAAATTTTATATCAACGATATAAATATTTATCCTAATTATGATTATTCAATAAATTATAATCAGCCCGAAAGATACGATATACGTCATTATGCTTATCCGTCAAGAACACCGGATATTAATGGAATGTACAATGTTTTTCAAGTTGGTAAAACAAAATTAAAGCACAGGGCAATTATTAGAGCTTTGGAGATACGGCCGGGAGATGAATTTTCCGCTCTAAAGGTTACACAATCAAACAGAGGGCTCTCTACTTTAAACATTTTACGTTATTCAAATATAACATTCAGTCCGGCTACCGATTATCAAGATAGCTTAATTAATTGTAATGTAGAATTAACGCGAAGACCCATTCACATGCCTTCAATAGAAACCGAAGTAACAAACACATCGGGGAAATTGGGGGTAGGTTTGAATCTTGTATATACTAACCGGAATATTTTCAGAGGAGGCGAAAGGTTTTACCTTAAAGCTTCGGGTGCGTTTGAAATGCAAGTAACTCAACGCAATGACGGCGAACCATTGATTAATACATGGCAATATGGTATTGCAGCCAATATTTTATTTCCAACTTTTCTGGCTCCTTTCAGATTAACGCGCTTTCCGAGATACCTGCAACCGAAAACCACTTTAGATATTGGCTACCATTATCAGAAAAGAACTCTGTATACCCGCTATTTGGGCAATGCTTCTTTCGGATATAACTGGAGGCGAAAATCTTATTTTCAATATATTTTTACACCTATAGATTTTAATTTGATTAAGATTCACAAGACGCCGGAATTTGAAGAAATTCTTGATAATTTTCATAATACTTTCTACAAAAGTAAATATACCGATCATATTCTTCTGGGAGCTAATTTTTCTTTCATTTTTAATAATCAGGACAGAAATAAATTCGGGAGTTTTTTCTATTTGAGAACTACTTTCGAATCTTCAGGAAATTTACTATATGGAATTGATAAGCTGTTTAAAAGAAGTTATAATGAAGGTTCACAATATTATGAAATTTTTAATATCAGGTATGCACAATATGTTTTGTTTGATTTTGATTTCAGGTTTTATCATTATTTGAGAGATAATAATGCATTTATTGTAAGGCTCGCTGCCGGTATAGGTGTTCCTTATGGAAACTCGATAGCTTTACCGATGGAAAAAGGATTTTTCGGCGGCGGCGCTAATGATATGAGAGGTTGGGCTTTGAAAACTTTGGGGCCCGGTTCATATAAAAGTGATTTAAAAGAGCGCCTCGGAGATATCTCAATTAAATTTAATTTCGAATACAGATTTCCTATTTATAAATTTCTTAGAGGAGCCGTATTTACCGATGCAGGTAATATCTGGCTTCTTAATGAAGATTCCGATTTTCCTGGCGGCGATTTTAAATTAAACAGGTTTTATAAGGAAATCGCTGTTGATGTAGGTGCAGGTTTACGCTTAGATTTCAATTATTTTGTTATAAGATTTGATGTAGGTGTACCTATTGTTGATCCGTCTCTTCCCGAAGGTTCCAGATTGAAAAAAGAATATAAATGGACTGATTTTATTCTGAATTTCGGAATCGGATATCCATTCTAA